In the Plasmodium gaboni strain SY75 chromosome 13, whole genome shotgun sequence genome, attcttaaatgtatttttttttgttttttccTTTAAATTTTTAGAGAACTtgtttttaattaattaaaataataaagaaatgAATCATATATTGAGATATATACAAATTGTTTAATCATTTAGTTGTTGGCACTTTTTAAAttacaacaaaaaaatataaaataaaataaaatgtaatataaaatatacatttcGCTATTTCTATTAAAGGCCtgtttttttgtttttattgttctttttttttttttttttttttttttttttttttttttttttgtttttttaattttttatataNNNNNNNNNNNNNNNNNNNNNNNNNNNNNNNNNNNNNNNNNNNNNNNNNNNNNNNNNNNNNNNNNNNNNNNNNNNNNNNNNNNNNNNNNNNNNNNNNNNNNNNNNNNNNNNNNNNNNNNNNNNNNNNNNNNNNNNNNNNNNNNNNNNNNNNNNNNNNNNNNNNNNNNNNNNNNNNNNNNNNNNNNNNNNNNNNNNNNNNNNNNNNNNNNNNNNNNNNNNNNNNNNNNNNNNNNNNNNNNNNNNNNNNNNNNNNNNNNNNNNNNNNNNNNNNNNNNNNNNNNNNNNNNNNNNNNNNNNNNNtaaattaaaaaaaaaaaatataaaataaaataaatttatatataaattattttttttttttttttttttttttttttttttttttttttttttttttttttttttttttttttttttttttttttttttcattattcttgtttatttaaattaCATAATACCTTTTCTTATTCATTGTGAATTATGAacacatataatattatcttatgcgaataatattttgtgattaacagaatattatatgatcattatttgtgtgataatatatttatatttgaatttatatttacgtgtttaatattattgttttcAATTCGTCTTCAAAATCCTCTAGATCACATGTAATTTCTAAGCTTTTAAAAATACCATTAATTTTACGAACAAGATATTCTTTAGACGATGCGTATAACATCTTTTCTTTTGATTTAGCTAAGTCAGGTGAccaaaaaataaaatatattctattTCTTAAAACACCTTCAGGTGTAGGAATAGGCATATCTACAAAAAAAGgaaatgatattatatacagAAGGTATAAAAAGTATGATAgatttaatatttttatggTTATAAGGAAAAGATTAAATATAGAATAAAgtgaaaataatatatacatatatatatgtatacatacCTGCAATTATATATCTACATTCAGttgtttttaaattattcCTTATATCAATtataatatctttataaGATTTCAATGAATTATCTTGTTCTAAAAAATCCACAATAACTTCTTCATAATTTTCTATAcgaaatattatatatttgtgtaTATGCTTAATCTTTAGTTTGTTAAATTCATAAACACATTCGTCTGAAACCTTTACTCCAGAtaccattttttttaatatattgataataaataaatatatatgtatatatattaattattattattatgtgtttctttttttctttttttttttattatatttattcagtataatgaaattatattttcccTAATATTTGTAAACTATATAACGTATAATGGTCCTTTcaatttaaatgaaaaaaaatagaagaaaaattttaaaCACTCAcaaatatgaaaatattgactctatatatatatatatatatatgtgagACAATAacttattttataattttatatatttttatttggAAAATAGAGTTTAATGCACacatacatatttttagttttatataatatagaataaataagtatataataataataattatattaacacaagtaaacataatatattgatatGAATGTTTATGTAGATATTATTATGCAGAAgcataatatatagattatgtatatttaatatggtattaaaaaagaagaaaaaaaaatgtactctcatatataagaatatataatatatatatatatatatatgtgttttaattttataataaaaatattttttgaatacCCTTTATTATTGCATTTTTGgatatcatattttatacGTATTATACGTATATAATAcgatatattatatatatatatatatatatatatatatatatatatttagtgtgtataaaaaagacatttatattatattaaaatatattgaatctaatttttttttttaagaaaatattGGAAAATATAATCTATAAACTAAAATCTATGAGAAgttcattatttaattgaCATCCTGATTGTAACTTAATTTTGTCTTCTAGTTTTTCAGAAAAATTACctaataaaatttaaattaaaattttatttttttttttaaatatataaaaatgacaatggaaaaatgtaatatatatatatatatatatatattttattgtaataaaataaagtatttcaataatttatatggtgaataaaattatttatatccttacttggaaatatataactaCAGCATGTGTCCTCAGGTATAACACCCATTACcttcaaataaaaaatatgtatatatatatatatatatatatatatatatatatatatatttatgtgtgatatgttaattttgttttgttttttttccttttgTATAATTATACCTTCCAACATTCTCCTATAAGTTCCGAACAGAAATACCCACTACTGTCATCtatgaaaagaaaagatataaaaacatatatttatttttatatcttaaataaatattatatgaaattgtttgttttatttattttatgctatataatatttgttataCCAAATTGAGGTGCTATAAAGTCTACTATTTTCAAGCTATATTTCTTTCCTATAGCATCTTTTAAAAATCCTAATAATTTTTGTAGGTTTTCTTCTGAATTATTCCAAGTTAATCTTCTCAAAGTAATTCTgaatataacatatatatatatatatatatatatatatttatttatttatttatttttttttttttttatttattttaatataaaacgttatattaaaaaatcaAGAACCTGGTGTATATTTCATTCcaattattttctttaaatagTTTCCAGGGCGTCAGGATTATACCCTAcataattaatatataaatatagaaaacacacacatatatatatatatatatatatatatatatatattttaaatgttattaatatatatttccttttctAACAGTATTTGATAGGGCTTCTAATATGAATAAGTTATTTCTATCATTTCTTAATATCATGCCTATATGATCATATTCACCACGTGTTAAAATTCTTTGTATTTTAGCAACTGCCACATCAGATcttgaagaaaaaaaataaaataaaaatatatatatatatatatatatatatatataaatcattgaagtaaatataagaaaaatataattccATATATGTCaaaaagaataatttaatttatatatttatatacattttatatttaccTAAATAAAACTATATCACCTGTATCTGCTATAGATTCAAAAACGTCAACTGATATTCTATGTATTTTCCAAAAATTACAGtctttaaaaataaattctGGTTGATTCACCACCTTCTTGTGACATAGCGCCTTGTTTAATAATTGATACCagttatatatttctgTATCATCGCCctacaaaaataaaataaaataaaaaaacatacacagttataatataatattgtattatatcatatgatatcatatttttatgtacCTTTAAGTGAAATTTAATATCGGTATTTTTAGGGTTTAATGTTAGATATGATTCGATTTTTTTCtgatttttattttctctTGACTGAATACAATCTGtatgatataaaagaaaattataagtacagcattaaaatattttaatatatatatatatatatatatatatatatatgtatgtatgtatttattttatttttttaattacaTAAGAAGCAGTCATCAGTTTTAGCCTTCGTGTTGGACCCGTTTTCGTACTAAAATGCAACGTGtaaagaaatgaaaaaatatataatatatgaaaatatatatatttacttattttcttatttttctatttttacatataaattcaTATTAATGATATCTAGATCCAAGACTCCAGATGGTCTTAAACTCTTTTCATTcttgtaataatataatttattatttctcAAGACAAACcatctttttttaaaaccGCACCATGAATTGGAAAATTTCTTGAACAAATATCCTTCCTTATGATActaatgaagaaaaaaaaaaggatcacaagaaaaaaatataaaataaaagcATATTTTGCAGTTATcatgaatatatatatatatatatcatattaatTATACTGGTGAAATGTTAGGGCATGTTgaacaaaaaagaaaatcaTCCCGAAAATCTAAATGGTCCTATTTCcagaaaaataaaaaatatatttatatatataaataagaaaaaaaaaaattagtTAGCTgttttgaaaaaaaatatataaataagatAAAACAATACCTTGTCATATATTTCGCATGGAATAATATTGCACTTGTGTTCTTCTGGTTTTTCCAtctatataaaaattataattaaagaaaatggAAAAAGTTCTGTTCATAGCCGTTTGGAGAccatataaaatatttttcctattaaatatatatataaagtaataaatcatatatatatatatatattaatatatatgtttgtttatatattctttttatttttttaaatctattccgtttcattatattttacataaatatttattttttatttttttccttttaaacttacaaaaaaaaatttaagtatatatcaggtttaatatttttttttggaaatttattataatccaacaatattaatatatttttattaagagttaaaataatatattagtTAAGGTGTACAAAAATTATGTTGCATCTATATTGTACTTGTACACCTTAATCTTACTACGCGtctattttatataaaaatgtgtcgaatgtaataaaatatagaaataatatattttttaatatatataaaaaaaaaataaaataaaataaaaaaaaaaaaaaaaaacaaacaaataaataaataaatacaataaatacaattttacacaaaataatattattatttttttatttatttattcatttattatttcattttattattttatttatttatttttttttggttcTTTCCCTTTTTTCCATGCAATAATTTTGCATTGATATTACACGCACATTActattaaataatatatatatatatatatatatatttatataataatttattataattctattttttttttattatttataaaatcacgtttttaatttaaaatattttcttttttatatatgtcatttatatgaacatatatagTTTAATATTTGCACattgatttatttttatataatatgaaaacTTATAACGGATGTAACAACCCtttacaatatttttttctcgtattttataaaatatagaaattCTATAAACAAGTAGTATAAActgaatattattttacacaaaaaaaaaaaaaaataaataaaataaaataataatagtaaataaaaaaatagaataaataaataaacaaaatagaataaggaaaaataagaaaaatacaaaatataaaattaaaagtataaaatttataataaacaatTTAAAAGGAATGTTCCattttattacttttaaTCATTCtcttcattatatttttctagCCAATTCATTTGAATATTTTCTAAAACTCCTTCATTACACTGTCCATTTAATTGTCgcttatttttttttacaacAGTGTCTATTATCATGTTTTCGAGTTGTTCAAATCTTAACGTTAGGGGATCTACATTTCTGTATTCCTCAAAAAGCATATCAGCTATATCTTCTGCGTTTTCCCAATATAAGGgtaatttatttatattattatcattattagtaaagtatcttttatttcttaatggaaattttaataaaatcGATGAAGTCTggaaattatttttataacaatAGGTTACTTTTCTATACGTTGTGAAGAAAAAGTTGAAAATTCTACCATTCTTTTGAGCAAAATGTgaatatttctttatatttcctgatatcatttttttttcaacacacatgtacatatatatatatataacttattaatataaataatgaataaatgtatatattttattttagaCTCATATAATGCTgaattaattaaaaatataaatgcAAAATAAGAggaataattttataaatatggaatcaaaaaattttacaaatatatgttCCACATTTAgttttattaatattccatttttcatatatatatatttatcaatatatgatgatttaatctattataataaaatcTATATCATATGAGAAAATAActattatcattatatgtGTAAGAAATGCctcataatatatattttttttaattaatatataaaattatatattataataataatatattagggaaataacaataaatataaatatataaatatatatttatatatttgaattatatgaaatgtttttcattaatataatattctaatcatatataaaattaacatacaaattattatatatatgttgaaAAGTTTTTGATGCCAATAAAAGTTaatgtttataatatatacgaacaatatataaataaataaataaatatatatatatatattgtgataatatttcttttaattattatttgcACAATATTTATTCACATTATGTTTAATTACAAAgaaatgaaataaaaatgttatacacatttacaaataattttatttggtattttctattaaaaccatattaaaaaattataaatattacatatacatataatatatatatatattattatagaatagggtattatatttttatataaatgttgAAGGGGGAAtaatttttgaaaaaagaaatacaTAAACTCCAAGaggaaatataaaattatattgtaaaaaataaaaatttacatgtatatatatatattatatgccatttttttataagatattttttccttttatttacttttatttttttggttAAATGTTTAATGGATGTgtgaagaaaaatattttgtatatctgaatatataacaaatatatatattttttattatatctttatatattttatgtaatatataaattgattttatttttaattaaataatattttgcCATATTCATCcttaaaataaaaataaataaataaataaataaataaacatatatatatatatatatgtagatTTTTGTACAAAATTTTAATTGTAATTTTCTAGCAGAATACAAAtgtgaatatattttatttttttattttaatttttttggAAGGTctgaaaatttttttaattttacttttttttaatgattTTCCCAAAATTGTTTAGgcattatttattatgaatcttttaatcatataaaatgtttaaGTTTAATTctaaattatattttggtttaagaaatattaatcaaataattaataacaaaaatgTGAATTGTATAAAGCCAAATGTATTGGGTAATATGCCAtttaaatacaaaaaatacGCAACAGTAAACAAAAGTGATAATACTcagaaaataaaaaagacTGATGATGATGCacatacaaaaaataaCCATGAGCATGAATCACACACAAAGGGATTTTATCACCATATAGATCATCATCATGGTGATCCACGTGCTCATTTAAATGAAGATGGTACGAGAAAACCAGAATAtgattttaataattttcattGGGATGATTATTGGGCTAATACACCTAAACAGAATATTGTAATTGTAAATGGAcagaaaatgataaaagGTGACGAAACCAAACCAATGGAATACTTATTTAATGTTAGTCAACAGAATATGCCTTTTTGGGCAAGAACAAGATTAAATGTATGGGGAAACTATAATATGGTATTAAAAGTggaatttttatttttttggattccaactattattatttttagtATTGCTATTCCATGTTTTACTATGTTATATATGTTAGATGAAATAGTTCACACAACTATGACTGTAAAGGTTATTGGAAGACAATggtaatattttaattgaaaatataaaatgataggaaatttttaaaataaaattaaaaaaacaaataaagaatattacatatatatatatatatatgtatgtatgtatttattttattttaaaatttttatagGTATTGGATTTATGAAGTTGAATCACCTCCGGATGATGATGACAACGACgaataatttaaaatatagaaaatttcctttttctttttttttatttcctttatgtaatatttgGACAAATGTGTTTAAAAAACagttatttattttttatttatatattttaaagtgtattatataaaatttaagtcattaatattttacGATAATTattagtatatatatatatatatatatatatatgctacatgtgtataatattcatatatttacatttgcgtaaataattctattttcttcatttggatcatatatgtaatatatatatatatatatatagaaatttttttttgtctgaataattttcttttaaaacCATAGCTATTTTTCCTCCTTTGTGAAAAATagatttttatttttcttaatataacaacacaagattaataaaaaattatatggaaaaaaagataaaaacctttcaaataattttgGTTAAATTTTAGTTGTAAAATGACAACTGAACAGGAATTTAATTaacttttatattaaatgggacaaaagatttttttattttataaatatataNNNNNNNNNNNNNNNNNNNNNNNNNNNNNNNNNNNNNNNNNNNNNNNNNNNNN is a window encoding:
- a CDS encoding hypothetical protein (conserved Plasmodium protein, unknown function~transcript variant 1; alternatively spliced), whose protein sequence is MEKPEEHKCNIIPCEIYDKDHLDFRDDFLFCSTCPNISPYHKEGYLFKKFSNSWCGFKKRWFVLRNNKLYYYKNEKSLRPSGVLDLDIINMNLYYENGSNTKAKTDDCFLYCIQSRENKNQKKIESYLTLNPKNTDIKFHLKGDDTEIYNWYQLLNKALCHKKVVNQPEFIFKDCNFWKIHRISVDVFESIADTGDIVLFRSDVAVAKIQRILTRGEYDHIGMILRNDRNNLFILEALSNTGIILTPWKLFKENNWNEIYTRITLRRLTWNNSEENLQKLLGFLKDAIGKKYSLKIVDFIAPQFDDSSGYFCSELIGECWKVMGVIPEDTCCSYIFPSNFSEKLEDKIKLQSGCQLNNELLIDFSL
- a CDS encoding hypothetical protein (conserved Plasmodium protein, unknown function~transcript variant 2; alternatively spliced); the protein is MEKPEEHKCNIIPCEIYDKDHLDFRDDFLFCSTCPNISPYHKEGYLFKKFSNSWCGFKKRWFVLRNNKLYYYKNEKSLRPSGVLDLDIINMNLYIVFSQEKIKIRKKSNHI
- a CDS encoding putative cytochrome c oxidase subunit 2, producing the protein MFKFNSKLYFGLRNINQIINNKNVNCIKPNVLGNMPFKYKKYATVNKSDNTQKIKKTDDDAHTKNNHEHESHTKGFYHHIDHHHGDPRAHLNEDGTRKPEYDFNNFHWDDYWANTPKQNIVIVNGQKMIKGDETKPMEYLFNVSQQNMPFWARTRLNVWGNYNMVLKVEFLFFWIPTIIIFSIAIPCFTMLYMLDEIVHTTMTVKVIGRQWYWIYEVESPPDDDDNDE
- a CDS encoding actin-depolymerizing factor 2, with the translated sequence MVSGVKVSDECVYEFNKLKIKHIHKYIIFRIENYEEVIVDFLEQDNSLKSYKDIIIDIRNNLKTTECRYIIADMPIPTPEGVLRNRIYFIFWSPDLAKSKEKMLYASSKEYLVRKINGIFKSLEITCDLEDFEDELKTIILNT
- a CDS encoding hypothetical protein (conserved Plasmodium protein, unknown function), whose translation is MISGNIKKYSHFAQKNGRIFNFFFTTYRKVTYCYKNNFQTSSILLKFPLRNKRYFTNNDNNINKLPLYWENAEDIADMLFEEYRNVDPLTLRFEQLENMIIDTVVKKNKRQLNGQCNEGVLENIQMNWLEKYNEEND